A window from Opitutia bacterium ISCC 52 encodes these proteins:
- the crcB gene encoding fluoride efflux transporter CrcB: MSLLALFWIGLGGALGSIMRAVLSYSITSDFPWATFVANAAGCLLIGIVIGHESATVDWAHHTRGFVVIGFCGGFTTFSTFGLQTITQLESGNLAGAFINILLSIVVCLLAVWVGIRAAKLVFQGG; this comes from the coding sequence ATGAGTTTACTAGCCTTATTCTGGATCGGTTTAGGCGGTGCACTTGGTTCTATAATGCGCGCGGTTTTGTCTTATAGCATCACCTCCGATTTTCCATGGGCTACTTTTGTTGCCAACGCGGCAGGCTGTCTCCTCATCGGCATTGTGATCGGTCATGAATCTGCGACGGTTGATTGGGCTCACCATACTCGTGGATTTGTAGTCATTGGGTTTTGTGGAGGCTTCACTACGTTTTCTACTTTTGGACTTCAGACGATTACGCAGCTGGAGTCAGGAAACCTGGCGGGAGCCTTTATCAATATTCTCCTTTCAATCGTCGTGTGCCTATTAGCCGTATGGGTTGGAATTAGGGCCGCAAAATTAGTATTTCAAGGGGGATGA
- a CDS encoding TIGR03790 family protein encodes MKKLAWVLVAFWLAGSLEGAINPSNVIILVNESDDESIDLGYYYALKREVPIENIIHLPLPAEENISWDDYLTRLYNPMISWLIEVGWFEGFTSDRKDELGRNVTIVNSHSVDALVICKGVPLKIDFDPTKMPPEDTYSEDRKPFYTNRASVDSELALLSLPKANIDAFYPNPMFRRTESRNLFDVNPLVVGRLDGPNYELARSLVDRALKAESEGIAGRAYLDLTGPHKMGNDWFEKLVASLEKNGFDVESHRENGRFNRIDRFDEPLLYFGWYSGSVDGPFTNYQFSFPNGAIALHIHSYSAASLRDGRKGWVAPLITRGVTGTFGNTSEPYLYFSHHPHLIMEALFKGLSLGQASLYSHPGLSWVSLYVGDPLYQPPIELTISSSKNEYDVIRMSQIAQIAGNATAYKAVVSEHERTHHFSTGLWLCDHFLEQGNEEKAYQSLASSMHPPADAPSQWGVLVSMAEAYLRLGKDEEAISILEELLSHMKVSSEAQKLLLNRALEFASEYELPDQAALWRSQLEALMPSEKK; translated from the coding sequence ATGAAGAAACTGGCATGGGTTCTGGTGGCCTTTTGGCTGGCTGGTTCTTTAGAGGGGGCGATCAATCCCTCCAATGTCATCATTTTAGTAAACGAGTCGGATGACGAATCGATAGACTTGGGCTATTATTATGCGCTGAAGAGAGAAGTCCCTATCGAAAACATTATTCATCTGCCACTGCCTGCTGAAGAAAATATCAGTTGGGATGATTATTTAACCCGCTTGTATAATCCAATGATCTCCTGGTTAATTGAGGTGGGCTGGTTCGAGGGTTTTACCTCTGATAGAAAAGATGAACTGGGCAGAAATGTAACGATTGTTAATAGCCACAGTGTAGATGCATTGGTGATCTGCAAAGGGGTGCCTCTAAAGATTGATTTCGATCCGACCAAAATGCCTCCTGAAGACACTTATTCGGAGGATCGAAAACCTTTCTACACAAATCGAGCCTCTGTAGATTCCGAGTTGGCGTTGCTCTCACTACCCAAAGCCAATATCGATGCTTTTTACCCCAACCCCATGTTTCGACGAACGGAGTCTCGCAATCTTTTCGATGTAAACCCCCTGGTTGTTGGACGCCTCGATGGGCCTAACTACGAATTAGCCAGATCTTTGGTCGACCGTGCTCTCAAGGCAGAATCAGAAGGGATTGCTGGACGAGCGTATTTAGATCTCACTGGGCCTCATAAGATGGGGAACGATTGGTTTGAGAAGTTGGTAGCTTCGCTGGAGAAAAATGGCTTTGATGTGGAAAGCCATCGCGAGAATGGACGCTTCAACCGCATAGATCGTTTTGATGAGCCTCTACTTTACTTTGGTTGGTACTCCGGAAGTGTGGATGGCCCTTTCACTAACTACCAATTCTCCTTCCCGAACGGAGCAATCGCATTACACATCCATAGTTATTCCGCTGCCTCGTTGCGTGATGGACGGAAAGGCTGGGTGGCTCCATTGATCACTCGAGGAGTAACGGGTACGTTTGGGAATACCTCCGAACCGTATCTATATTTTTCACACCATCCTCACTTGATCATGGAAGCGTTGTTCAAGGGACTATCCTTAGGACAAGCCTCACTATACTCCCATCCTGGACTCAGTTGGGTAAGTTTATATGTGGGTGATCCGCTTTATCAGCCTCCGATTGAATTAACGATATCGTCGTCCAAGAACGAGTACGATGTTATTCGGATGAGTCAGATTGCCCAAATTGCGGGAAATGCCACCGCATACAAAGCAGTGGTATCTGAACATGAGCGTACCCACCACTTTTCAACAGGATTGTGGCTATGTGATCACTTTCTTGAACAAGGGAATGAGGAGAAAGCCTATCAGTCCCTTGCTTCATCCATGCATCCCCCAGCTGATGCTCCTTCACAGTGGGGTGTTCTAGTTTCCATGGCCGAGGCCTATCTTCGGTTGGGTAAGGATGAAGAAGCGATTTCGATCCTCGAAGAACTACTCAGCCATATGAAGGTATCTTCCGAGGCACAGAAGCTTCTCCTCAATCGCGCTTTGGAATTTGCAAGTGAGTATGAGCTTCCAGACCAGGCAGCCTTGTGGCGATCTCAGCTGGAAGCACTAATGCCTTCAGAAAAAAAATAA
- a CDS encoding ATP-dependent Clp protease proteolytic subunit — MSEEQDSKNPAPLSEAVQKKFLEERKVFLWTDVNEKSAREVTEKLLYLEWSDPGKEITFYINTPGGSITAGMAIYDTMKLITSPITVVVTALAASMGSILLSGAPKGKRLLYPHARVLIHQPLIQGRFQGPAVDINIQAQEMERTREELNKILAEASGQSLEKITEDTDRDFYMNAQEAIEYGLADAIVENV; from the coding sequence ATGTCTGAAGAACAGGATTCAAAAAACCCAGCTCCACTATCTGAAGCGGTACAGAAGAAATTTTTAGAAGAACGCAAAGTCTTCCTCTGGACGGACGTGAATGAGAAGTCCGCACGGGAAGTCACAGAAAAGCTGCTTTACCTCGAATGGAGCGATCCAGGAAAGGAAATCACTTTCTATATTAATACACCGGGTGGAAGCATCACAGCTGGCATGGCGATCTATGACACCATGAAGCTCATTACTTCACCCATTACCGTCGTGGTAACAGCATTGGCGGCAAGTATGGGTTCAATTCTTTTGAGCGGTGCTCCTAAGGGTAAACGTCTGCTTTACCCACATGCGCGGGTATTGATCCACCAACCCTTGATCCAAGGTCGCTTCCAGGGTCCAGCAGTAGATATCAATATCCAAGCCCAGGAAATGGAGCGCACCCGTGAGGAGTTGAACAAAATTCTCGCTGAGGCATCTGGCCAAAGCTTGGAGAAGATCACCGAAGACACGGATCGCGATTTCTACATGAATGCGCAGGAAGCCATCGAGTATGGCCTGGCTGACGCAATTGTAGAAAACGTCTAG
- the sufT gene encoding putative Fe-S cluster assembly protein SufT has translation MPEQIVLNRDVEARVIPEGNLLTLPSGTSVTITQQLGGTFTVVSQFGMSRIAGADADSLGLEVPEEAQEKIKEAAEAGPLEEDSIWEQLKTVFDPEIPVNIVDLGLVYSCDSDEQADGTHMVDVKMTLTAPGCGMGPVIADDARSKIMSLPGVSEATVDIVWDPPWNQDMISEEGKMVLGLV, from the coding sequence ATGCCAGAACAAATCGTACTCAATCGCGACGTCGAAGCCCGAGTTATTCCAGAGGGTAACTTACTGACGCTTCCATCAGGAACGTCAGTGACCATCACGCAGCAACTGGGAGGCACCTTTACGGTAGTTTCTCAGTTTGGCATGAGTCGAATTGCCGGAGCCGATGCAGATTCGCTAGGATTGGAAGTTCCCGAAGAAGCACAGGAAAAGATAAAGGAAGCAGCCGAAGCAGGACCTCTGGAAGAAGATTCCATCTGGGAACAATTGAAAACGGTCTTTGATCCGGAAATCCCGGTGAACATTGTAGATCTTGGCCTCGTTTATTCCTGTGATTCAGATGAACAGGCCGATGGCACACATATGGTAGATGTGAAAATGACCCTCACCGCACCTGGCTGCGGGATGGGACCGGTCATTGCAGATGATGCACGCAGCAAGATTATGTCTCTGCCTGGTGTCTCTGAAGCCACTGTTGATATCGTGTGGGACCCGCCCTGGAATCAGGATATGATTTCCGAAGAGGGTAAGATGGTCCTCGGCCTGGTCTAA
- the sufD gene encoding Fe-S cluster assembly protein SufD translates to MITAQSDSEFLSEAVFDHFLNRHSELPQWLVKQKQNSWADYLALPAPNRKMETWRFANVKGLGVEGFRLAPSLSEEEWQSLIENSQNVKETSGKLIFGNDDLVAEEALSEELSAKGVIFEPLERAFSKHPEILEEFFMAQESALGSEKFAALHTALNRNGTLLFVPANVEIELPLVSYHWAHGGESAVFPHTLVIAKDNSKVTFVDIYGSSDKESAQLACGVSTLYAGPGANVEYHYVQNWDEASLSFNRLTTVAERDSNITAYGLNLGSKHARNEGHTVIEGAGSNAEILSLTVAHQEQEIDQRTLQSHNAPNSRSNLLFKNALQDTSKTIFSGLIKVAEEAQLTDAYQTNRNLLLSPTAEANSLPGLEILANDVKCSHGATTGQIDENELFYLLARGIDKPTAQKLLVFGFFEEILEKITNEELANYHRELVHQKFVTA, encoded by the coding sequence ATGATCACAGCACAAAGTGACTCTGAATTTTTATCAGAAGCGGTATTTGACCATTTCCTGAATCGCCATTCTGAACTGCCCCAGTGGCTGGTTAAGCAAAAGCAAAATAGCTGGGCCGATTACCTGGCCTTGCCTGCTCCCAATCGAAAAATGGAGACATGGCGTTTTGCCAATGTGAAAGGACTCGGCGTTGAAGGCTTTCGCCTGGCACCGAGCTTGAGCGAAGAAGAGTGGCAATCGCTCATTGAGAACTCACAGAACGTAAAGGAAACTTCAGGTAAATTGATTTTCGGAAACGATGACCTGGTAGCGGAGGAAGCGTTATCGGAGGAACTCAGCGCCAAAGGTGTAATTTTTGAACCGCTGGAACGGGCGTTTTCCAAACACCCTGAGATTCTGGAAGAATTTTTCATGGCTCAGGAATCAGCCTTGGGATCCGAAAAGTTTGCCGCGCTTCACACTGCGTTAAACCGAAATGGAACCCTTCTGTTTGTGCCAGCCAACGTGGAAATCGAGCTCCCATTAGTCAGCTACCATTGGGCCCATGGCGGAGAATCAGCGGTATTCCCACACACACTCGTGATCGCTAAGGACAACAGTAAGGTCACTTTCGTTGATATCTACGGATCCAGTGATAAGGAATCTGCACAGCTGGCCTGCGGTGTAAGCACCCTTTACGCCGGTCCAGGAGCCAATGTGGAATATCACTACGTGCAAAATTGGGATGAAGCATCTCTTTCTTTCAACCGGCTTACCACGGTGGCGGAACGCGATTCCAACATCACTGCCTATGGGCTGAATCTGGGAAGTAAACATGCACGGAATGAAGGGCACACTGTAATCGAAGGAGCGGGAAGCAACGCCGAAATCCTTTCACTGACGGTAGCACACCAAGAGCAGGAGATCGATCAACGAACCCTCCAATCGCACAACGCACCCAACTCCCGTTCGAATCTGCTTTTCAAAAACGCACTGCAGGATACTTCGAAAACCATTTTCTCAGGACTCATCAAAGTGGCCGAAGAAGCCCAGTTAACGGATGCTTATCAAACCAATCGCAACTTGCTGCTAAGCCCAACTGCAGAAGCCAACTCGCTTCCAGGTTTGGAAATCTTGGCCAACGATGTGAAGTGCAGCCATGGAGCCACCACTGGCCAAATCGACGAGAATGAACTCTTCTATCTGCTAGCACGCGGCATCGATAAGCCTACTGCCCAAAAGCTCCTGGTATTCGGATTTTTTGAAGAAATCTTAGAAAAGATAACCAATGAAGAGCTGGCCAATTACCATCGCGAATTGGTTCACCAAAAGTTTGTAACTGCTTGA
- the sufB gene encoding Fe-S cluster assembly protein SufB, translated as MSTEAAIDIDREKGNFSYDTKYDYDAGIGLTEDTVNYITDVKGEDDWVRAFRLRALEAFKSKPLPTHWATKDLENIDFDKFRYYLSKGQQPSRTWDDVPDDVKETFERLGIPEQERAFLAGVEAQFDSEAAYSRMKDDLAKEGVIFVGSTEGLKEHPEIFRKFFGKVIPTGDNKFSALNSAVFSGGSFIYVPPGVKVKQPLQAYFRINAENFGQFERTLIIADEGAEVTYMEGCTAPKFETTTLHSAVVELVALKGAKIQYITVQNWSANVFNLVTKRGLAEEDAEIKWIDCNIGSRLTMKYPGVILKGRGARGEVLSIALAGDGQHQDTGAKMIHMADDTTSNIIAKSISIGEGQSTYRGQVHIPKHLKGCRNNTECDALLINTNSRTDTYPAITVRGDDNSVQHEASVSKVNAEQIFYLMQRGLNEGEAMSLAVNGFVNDLVKQFPMEYSVELKRLIDMEMEGSVG; from the coding sequence ATGAGCACAGAAGCAGCCATCGATATCGATAGAGAAAAAGGCAATTTCAGCTACGATACCAAATACGATTACGACGCGGGCATCGGCCTGACGGAGGATACCGTGAACTACATTACCGACGTCAAAGGGGAAGACGATTGGGTTCGCGCATTCCGGCTGAGGGCATTGGAAGCTTTTAAATCAAAGCCGCTGCCAACTCACTGGGCGACCAAAGACCTCGAGAACATCGACTTCGACAAATTCCGTTACTACCTTTCAAAAGGACAGCAACCGAGTCGCACTTGGGACGATGTGCCCGACGATGTAAAAGAAACCTTCGAACGCCTCGGAATTCCTGAGCAAGAACGCGCATTTCTCGCGGGTGTTGAAGCTCAGTTCGACAGTGAAGCCGCCTATTCACGGATGAAGGATGACCTCGCGAAAGAAGGTGTAATCTTTGTCGGATCCACAGAAGGACTGAAGGAGCACCCAGAGATTTTCCGGAAATTCTTCGGAAAAGTGATCCCCACCGGAGACAATAAATTCAGTGCGCTAAACAGTGCGGTGTTCTCAGGAGGTAGTTTCATCTACGTGCCACCAGGTGTTAAGGTAAAGCAACCTCTGCAGGCATACTTCCGCATCAACGCCGAAAACTTTGGCCAGTTCGAGCGCACACTGATTATTGCCGACGAAGGTGCTGAAGTGACTTACATGGAAGGCTGTACGGCCCCCAAGTTTGAAACCACCACCCTACACTCTGCGGTTGTGGAACTCGTAGCTCTCAAAGGTGCGAAGATCCAATACATCACGGTACAAAACTGGAGTGCTAATGTTTTCAACTTGGTAACCAAGCGCGGTCTGGCTGAAGAAGATGCCGAGATCAAATGGATCGATTGTAATATCGGTTCACGCCTGACCATGAAGTACCCTGGAGTGATCCTTAAAGGCCGAGGTGCACGGGGCGAGGTGCTATCAATCGCTTTAGCTGGCGACGGTCAGCACCAGGACACGGGAGCCAAAATGATCCATATGGCTGATGATACCACCAGTAACATTATCGCCAAAAGTATTTCGATTGGAGAAGGACAATCTACCTATCGTGGGCAGGTTCACATTCCCAAGCACCTCAAAGGCTGCCGCAACAATACGGAATGTGATGCGCTCCTGATCAACACCAACAGCCGAACGGATACCTATCCTGCGATTACTGTGCGAGGCGACGACAACTCCGTTCAACACGAAGCCAGTGTCTCGAAAGTGAATGCGGAGCAGATTTTTTATCTCATGCAACGTGGCCTGAACGAAGGTGAAGCTATGAGTTTAGCGGTCAATGGATTCGTCAACGACTTGGTGAAACAATTCCCCATGGAGTATAGCGTCGAACTCAAGCGGCTTATCGATATGGAGATGGAAGGATCCGTCGGGTAA